From the genome of Deltaproteobacteria bacterium:
GTAGCACCGGATTTGGAATATACGATATAATTGTCATTCTGATCCCTTCGCCGTTATTGTCATCCTGAGCGAAGCGAAGGATCTTCTTTATGAAACAATACTACGTTTACATCATGGCTAACCAACCCAAAACTCTTTATACCGGTATTACAAACAATTTACCAAGAAGGGCTTATGAACACAAAAATAAATTGATTCGGGGTTTTACAGAAAAATATAATGTAACCAAACTTGTCTATTTTGAGGAAACAGAAGATGTTAATGTGGCCATCGCTAGAGAAAAACAGATAAAAGGGTGGTTAAGGAAAAGGAAGATTACGCTCATTGAATCCATGAAT
Proteins encoded in this window:
- a CDS encoding GIY-YIG nuclease family protein: MKQYYVYIMANQPKTLYTGITNNLPRRAYEHKNKLIRGFTEKYNVTKLVYFEETEDVNVAIAREKQIKGWLRKRKITLIESMNPHWKDISETFMTNADSSLRSE